The following DNA comes from Caulobacter mirabilis.
GGACATGCAGGTCGAGATCATGTTGTCGGCGGGGCCGTTCAACCGGCCCTGGAAGCCGGGCCAGGGCCGCTCGTCCCAGGTCTGCCCATGACCGCGCCAGACCACGCCCGCCAGCGCCGGGTTCAGCCGGGTCTCGGTCAAGGTGGCCATGGCGTCGCGCGGCGAGGCGGCGGCGTTCGGATCGTTGCCCCACATCAGCCCGACCGGAACGAGGTTGTCGAACAGGCCGTCGCCGGTCTTCGGGCCCTTCCAGATGTAGGTGCCCAGGATCCAGCCGGTGGGGGAGTCGTTGTCGCGGATGGCGATGTCCATCTGCAGCAGGCGAACGGTCTGCTGGGTGCGTTGGCTGACCCGGTTGCCGATGAAGGCCTGCACCTCGGGCGAGCCGTCGAGATAGGCGGCGTCCTGGGCCGTGGCGGTCGTGAACAGCAGCTTGAACGAGGCCGCGCCCTCCGGCATCGACCAGCCGGTCTGCGGCACCTGCGGATTGCAGGGATCGGCGAAGACCTGGCCCAGCGCCGCGGCGCCCTCGCGGTTGTAGAAGCCGACCGCCCAGACCTGGCGGCCCGTGCCGGAGCCCGGCGCCAGATCGCCCTTGCCGGGGTTGCGCTCCTTGGTCAGGCCCAGGTTCTTCTCGCGACCGTTGTCGCCGTAGTCCATCCAGGGCGCGATCCACCACTCGGCGTCCGGCTTCATCGCGGCCTTGCCGTCGGCGATGGCCAGGCCCCCCGCCTTCACCTCGGAGAGGAAGGCGGCCATGTAGGCCTCCCAGTTCTCCTTCTGGACGCTGTCCCAAGCGTGAGGCTGGCGGTTCGCCGCCGGCTGGGGCAGGTCGCGACGCCAGGGGAAGGCGATCGGCTGGGCCGCGCCGGCATAGGCGCTGCTCTTGGTGAGGTCGAAACGACCGCACATTCCGGCCGGCGTCGCCTGCTGTTGCCGCGCGAAGGAGGCGTAGCCGATCGCCGTCGCCGCCAGTCCCGCCGCCACAACGGCTATCGCCAAACGCTTTGCTCGCATGATCGCCCCCGCTTCAACCCTGGCGAGAGCTTACAGTGGCGCGTGGAAAAGGGAACGGCGTTATGCGACCTTCTAGATCGCCCGGCCGCGGCCTTCCCAATAGGGCTCGCGCAGGCGGCGCTTGAAGATCTTGCCGGAGTCCTCGCGGGGCAGGGCCGGGACGATCTCGACCAGCCGGGGGACCTTGTAGCGGCTCAGCCGCCCGGCCAGGGCGGCGCGGATGTCGACCGGGTCCAGAGTCGCGCCGTCGACCGGCTCGACATAGGCGCACAGGGCTTCGCCGAACTCCTCGTCCGGGATGCCGAACACGGCGCAGTCCTTCACGCCGGACACGTCCAGCAGCACGGCCTCGATCTCGGCCGGATAGATGTTCACCCCGCCGGAGATGACCATGTCGCGCTTACGGTCGCACAGGAACAGATAGCCGTCCGCGTCCAGGTAGCCGACGTCGCCGACGGTGACATGGGCGCCGCGCCCGACTTCGCGACGCTTCTCGTCGGCCCCGATGTAGGTGAAGTCGGGCAGGTTGGCCGGGCGGATATAGACCTCGCCGACCTCGCCCGCAGGCAGCTCCGCGCCGTCGTCGCCGACGATGACGATGTCGACGCCGGGCAGGGGGCGGCCGACCGTGCCGGGCTTCGCCACAGCTTCTTCCGCGCCGTGGAAAGCAGCCAGGCCGGTCTCCGACGAGCCGTAGTATTCGAAGATCACCGGGCCCCACCAGTCGATCATCGCCCGCTTCACGGCCGGCGGGCAGGGCGCAGCGCCATGGACGACGAACTGGAGGGAGGAGAGGTCGTACTTCGCCTTCACGGCCTCCGGCAGCTTGAGCAGCCGCACGAACATGGTCGGCACGATGTGCATGTGGGTGATGCCGTGGCGCTCGATCAGCTGCAGCATCTCCTCGGCGTCGAAGCGCGGCTGCAGCACGATGTCAGCCCCGACGTGCAGGGCGCTCAGGCCGTAGATGTTGGGCGCGGCGTGGTACATCGGGCCGTTCATCAGCACGATGATCGGACCGGGCCGGTCCAGCCCGAACGGCGTCAGGCCGCTGAGCGTCGGCGGCGTCGCGCCCGGCGCCGGCGGTTGGCGGCGAACGCCCTTCGGCTTGCCGGTGGTGCCGGAGGTGTAGATCACCGCCGAACGGTTCACCGGCGACGGATCGGCGAGCGGGCCATGCTCATCGACGAAGCCGTCCCAGGCGCGGGCCGGGACAGCGTGGGGCGCGACGGCGGCGGCGTAGGCGGCGGCGATCTCGTCCGGCGTGTCGACGACCAGCACCGGAACGCCCGCGGGGATTCCGGCTTCCATCCCCGGCAGCAGGTCGGCGTGGGCGATCACCGCCCGGGCGCCGCTGTCGCGCAGGATGTAGCCGGCCTCTTCGGCGGTCGAATGCCAGTTCAGCGGCACCGGATAGGCGCCGGCCAGGCTGGCGCCCAGCGCGGCCTCGAAGAAGGCGACGTCGTTGCGCAGGACCAGGGCCACCGTATCGCCCTCGCGCACGCCCAGGGCCCGCAGGCCTGCCGCCGCCTTGAGCGCCCGTTCGCGGATCTCGGCGTGGCCGACCCGGCGGTCGCCGGCATGAACGGCGGGCGTGGACTCGATGGCGG
Coding sequences within:
- a CDS encoding acyl-CoA synthetase, with protein sequence MSAIESTPAVHAGDRRVGHAEIRERALKAAAGLRALGVREGDTVALVLRNDVAFFEAALGASLAGAYPVPLNWHSTAEEAGYILRDSGARAVIAHADLLPGMEAGIPAGVPVLVVDTPDEIAAAYAAAVAPHAVPARAWDGFVDEHGPLADPSPVNRSAVIYTSGTTGKPKGVRRQPPAPGATPPTLSGLTPFGLDRPGPIIVLMNGPMYHAAPNIYGLSALHVGADIVLQPRFDAEEMLQLIERHGITHMHIVPTMFVRLLKLPEAVKAKYDLSSLQFVVHGAAPCPPAVKRAMIDWWGPVIFEYYGSSETGLAAFHGAEEAVAKPGTVGRPLPGVDIVIVGDDGAELPAGEVGEVYIRPANLPDFTYIGADEKRREVGRGAHVTVGDVGYLDADGYLFLCDRKRDMVISGGVNIYPAEIEAVLLDVSGVKDCAVFGIPDEEFGEALCAYVEPVDGATLDPVDIRAALAGRLSRYKVPRLVEIVPALPREDSGKIFKRRLREPYWEGRGRAI